The Leishmania major strain Friedlin complete genome, chromosome 31 genome contains a region encoding:
- a CDS encoding uridine kinase-like protein: MRSPSVSSQRSAAVSESSCHHLYHVQGDVRSLVVTTPWRSAMIQPPFLPQHMCRSLESTYKHASLLFTGGDSHGVCRARQLLRLGLRQVVAERAHRIGAHPGDRGPNRSGIFCEELYHRDESNVPEGEHPSTDYSHPKSLEQELRATHVFELRAGKRVQVPPYDYVRHARSGNTVTTTPTRIIMVEGILLFTNAELCKAMDCLIFVGTPLDICLIRRAERDAKERGHTFKAAIEQYATTVRRVHCAYAELSKVHVDISAPCWKNSGVAFGVLRVKQSHVLPLPHHRKNVMRCHRSAEFDCALGL; encoded by the coding sequence ATGCGATCTCCTTCCGTGTCATCGCAAAGGAGTGCAGCCGTCTCCGAAAGCAGCTGTCATCATCTCTATCACGTGCAGGGGGACGTGAGAAGCCTTGTCGTCACAACTCCATGGCGTTCTGCCATGATCCAGCCTCCGTTCCTTCCGCAGCATATGTGCAGATCTCTCGAGAGTACATACAAACACGCATCGCTGCTTTTCACAGGTGGTGACAGCCATGGTGTGTGCCGTGCTCGCCAGCTCCTGCGCCTCGGGCTCCGACAAGTCGTCGCTGAGCGAGCGCATCGTATCGGGGCTCATCCGGGGGACCGCGGCCCCAACCGCTCCGGCATCTTCTGCGAAGAGCTCTACCACAGGGACGAGTCCAACGTCCCTGAGGGTGAGCACCCCTCAACCGACTACAGTCACCCAAAGTCGCTCGAGCAAGAGCTGCGGGCGACGCACGTTTTCGAGCTGAGGGCGGGCAAGAGGGTGCAGGTGCCCCCGTACGACTATGTGCGCCACGCCCGCTCTGGCAACACGGTCACAacgacgccgacgcgcaTCATCATGGTCGAGGGCATTCTCCTCTTCACAAACGCGGAGCTGTGTAAAGCGATGGACTGTCTCATCTTCGTGGGTACACCACTTGACATCTGCCTGATCCGGCGCGCTGAGCGCGACGCAAAGGAGCGCGGCCACACCTTCAAGGCTGCCATTGAGCAGTACGCGACGACTGTGCGTCGCGTGCACTGCGCGTACGCTGAGCTATCCAAGGTACACGTCGACATCAGCGCACCTTGTTGGAAGaacagcggcgtggcgttcGGGGTTTTGAGGGTCAAGCAGAGCCatgtcctccccctcccacaccaTAGAAAAAATGTGATGCGGTGCCACAGGAGTGCCGAATTCGATTGTGCGCTCGGGCTGTGA
- a CDS encoding ferredoxin, 2fe-2s-like protein has product MHRRFILGHVLPRCMLALAPLSASRALSSAPGKVELRVKKRDGTHCHVYVPVGISLMHALRDVSKMDVEGTCNGAMVCATCHVKLSAASFKKIEGPSEVEEDVLARALDVEETSRLACQVDLTPELDGLEVELPSQETDRS; this is encoded by the coding sequence ATGCACCGAAGGTTTATTCTTGGCCACGTACTCCCGCGCTGCATGCTGGCGTTGGCACCGCTCAGTGCTTCGCGTGCGCTCAGCAGCGCTCCAGGTAAAGTGGAGTTACGCGTCAAGAAGCGAGACGGCACGCACTGCCATGTGTATGTGCCGGTGGGCATCTCTCTCATGCACGCCCTCCGTGACGTCTCGAAGATGGATGTGGAGGGCACCTGCAACGGGGCAATGGTCTGCGCTACGTGTCACGTGAAACTCTCGGCGGCGTCCTTCAAAAAGATAGAAGGGCCCTCCGAGGTGGAAGAGGACGTTCTAGCCAGGGCTCTAGACGTGGAGGAGACGTCCCGGCTTGCGTGCCAGGTAGACCTGACCCCTGAGTTGGATGGCttggaggtggagctgccgTCGCAGGAGACGGACCGCTCCTAG
- a CDS encoding ferredoxin, 2fe-2s-like protein, with amino-acid sequence MRNHSLLLATGVLLRPPMALAGALYTSRVLYSIPGKVKVCARTRDGTPCDFEAPVGMSLMHAIRDVARLEMDGACDGCAQCSTCHVYLSEACFKKLGKPSEQEQDVLDKALDLQDTSRLACQITLTPAMDGLEVVLPKNVTNLLM; translated from the coding sequence ATGAGGAATCATTctctgctgctcgccacgGGCGTCTTGCTGAGGCCACCTATGGCCCTTGCCGGCGCTCTTTACACCTCCCGTGTCCTGTACAGCATACCTGGTAAAGTGAAGGTCTGTGCCAGGACACGGGATGGCACTCCGTGCGACTTCGAGGCGCCAGTCGGCATGTCTCTGATGCATGCGATTCGCGACGTGGCGAGGCTGGAGATGGATGGGGCCTGCGATGGCTGCGCGCAGTGCTCGACCTGTCACGTGTATCTCTCCGAGGCATGCTTCAAGAAGCTTGGGAAGCCGTCCGAGCAGGAACAAGACGTCCTCGACAAAGCACTCGACCTCCAGGACACCTCCCGGCTCGCGTGCCAAATCACCCTCACCCCGGCGATGGACGGCTTGGAGGTGGTGCTTCCAAAGAATGTTACGAACCTGCTGATGTGA
- a CDS encoding ferredoxin 2fe-2s-like protein, whose amino-acid sequence MHRLALPRVVLCARHPAASAPLTTSSGASLRWCSSPPPSLSPSTTPGKVKVHIKSETEGTEKTVEAALGLTLMEVIRDVAKMDMEAACDGTCACSTCHVIFTAASYQKLLDAPSEDEMDMLDLAPKVTKTSRLSCQVKIAPELDDISVTIPNEMENQMGY is encoded by the coding sequence ATGCACCGTCTCGCGCTACCCAGGGTCGTGCTTTGTGCACGTCACCCCGCCGCATCAGCGCCCCTCACAACCTCTTCAGGTGCGTCCCTCCGCTGGTGCTCCtcgccacctccttctctgtcACCGTCGACCACCCCTGGCAAGGTGAAGGTTCACATCAAGAGCGAGACAGAGGGGACGGAGAAGACGGTTGAGGCTGCACTGGGGCTCACCTTGATGGAGGTGATCCGTGATGTAGCCAAGATGGACATGGAAGCGGCGTGCGACGGGacctgcgcgtgcagcacctGCCATGTCATCTTCACGGCGGCGTCCTACCAGAAGCTCCTCGACGCACCAAGTGAGGATGAGATGGACATGCTGGACCTGGCACCGAAGGTCACCAAGACATCGAGGCTGTCATGTCAGGTAAAGATCGCGCCTGAGCTGGACGACATATCCGTGACGATACCCAACGAGATGGAGAACCAAATGGGATACTGA